A single genomic interval of Thermodesulfobacteriota bacterium harbors:
- a CDS encoding Mu transposase C-terminal domain-containing protein, producing the protein MGIRLLFAKPYAPEATGKVERFNRVVDAFLAEAALEKPQSLDKLNALFWVWLEECYQNKPHSALENNQSPAAAYRSDSKAVRFLDAETIASAFLHCEERKVDKAGCISFAGKKYEVGLNFIGCKVDVVYDPADIAELTIEYEG; encoded by the coding sequence ATGGGCATCCGGCTGCTTTTTGCCAAGCCGTATGCCCCGGAAGCAACCGGCAAGGTGGAGCGCTTTAACCGAGTGGTGGACGCCTTCCTGGCCGAGGCGGCCCTGGAGAAACCGCAGTCGCTGGACAAGCTCAATGCGCTGTTCTGGGTCTGGTTGGAGGAGTGTTACCAGAACAAACCCCATTCAGCCCTGGAGAACAATCAGAGCCCGGCTGCCGCTTACCGCAGTGACAGCAAGGCGGTCAGGTTTTTGGATGCCGAAACTATCGCATCTGCTTTTCTGCACTGCGAGGAAAGGAAGGTCGACAAGGCGGGCTGCATCAGCTTCGCAGGCAAGAAGTACGAGGTCGGTCTGAATTTCATCGGTTGCAAGGTGGATGTTGTCTACGACCCGGCTGATATCGCCGAACTGACCATCGAGTACGAGGG
- a CDS encoding tyrosine-type recombinase/integrase, with the protein MSGENLGSITYSFFKDYLIIQKGLRPASIKSYRDTIRLFLQFVAADSGRKITRLALADLTFKRVKDFLQHLENDRMNHIRTRNHRLTVLHTFFGYITMRAPEMLAISEQVAAIPMKRVPPPETSFLEREDISELFAHLPSKGHYALRDRALLLFLYNTGARVQEVADLRIGNLDLDDCPRVRLHGKGDKWRTCPLWQETVNLLKNLIRQNPIKDTPENAVFLSQNGKPLTRFGIYKIVRRHTDSIPQNKRAINKRHISPHVFRHTAAVHLLESGVDVNVIRGWLGHVSLDTTNRYAEINTRMKEVALRVCEPKDNSSTGYPRKPIWKEDETLLSWLDSL; encoded by the coding sequence ATGAGCGGCGAGAACTTGGGCAGTATCACATACTCCTTCTTTAAAGATTACCTTATCATTCAAAAGGGGCTGCGCCCAGCTTCGATCAAAAGCTACCGGGATACCATCCGTCTGTTCCTGCAATTTGTAGCTGCTGACTCGGGGCGTAAAATCACCCGCCTTGCCTTAGCGGATTTGACTTTTAAGCGAGTCAAAGATTTCCTGCAGCACCTTGAAAATGATCGCATGAACCACATTCGCACCCGTAACCATCGTTTGACTGTTCTGCATACCTTCTTCGGCTACATTACTATGAGAGCTCCCGAGATGCTGGCGATTTCCGAACAGGTGGCGGCCATCCCCATGAAACGCGTCCCTCCTCCGGAAACATCCTTTTTGGAGCGCGAGGATATCTCCGAGCTTTTTGCACATTTGCCTTCAAAAGGGCACTATGCGCTACGAGACCGGGCACTTTTGCTATTTCTTTACAATACCGGGGCACGTGTTCAGGAGGTTGCTGACCTTCGCATTGGTAACCTTGACTTGGATGATTGCCCACGCGTCAGACTGCACGGCAAGGGTGACAAGTGGAGGACATGTCCGCTATGGCAGGAGACGGTCAATCTTCTGAAAAATCTTATCCGGCAAAACCCCATAAAAGATACGCCAGAGAATGCAGTTTTTCTCTCTCAGAACGGCAAACCTCTGACTCGTTTCGGTATTTACAAGATCGTACGCCGCCATACCGACTCAATTCCGCAGAATAAGAGGGCAATAAACAAGCGGCACATCAGCCCACACGTGTTTCGCCATACTGCGGCAGTACATCTGTTGGAGTCGGGGGTGGATGTTAACGTAATTCGCGGTTGGCTTGGACATGTAAGCCTCGATACTACCAATCGTTACGCTGAGATTAATACCAGGATGAAAGAAGTTGCTCTGCGAGTTTGCGAGCCAAAGGATAACTCTTCTACGGGATACCCTAGAAAACCAATTTGGAAGGAGGACGAAACGCTGTTATCATGGTTGGATTCCCTATGA
- a CDS encoding tyrosine-type recombinase/integrase: MRPAWNGFHSPLAEGIQAFLAYKRALGQSFLTEEYALRALDAFLVRQQVHAIGDITAELIEAFLASRPRKRPRSYNHLVSVVRRLFNWMIKQHYLDSLPLHMETRRETSQRTPFLFTPAMVRELLACAERLQDSRNTSLRGITYRTIFALLYGLGLRVGEVSRLCLSDLDIERSLLIIRQTKFYKSRIVPFGPRIKELLVEYLEMRLKKYGPPLPEEFLFTFFGGRPINRHTIGATFQSLIPQLGLRVPEGVSPPRLHDLRHSFAVGTLLRWYRAGIDPGTRLLHLSTFMGHVNPTSTAVYLTITPDLLQEANLRFERFAATAIKGALS, translated from the coding sequence ATGAGGCCGGCATGGAATGGTTTCCACAGTCCCCTGGCAGAAGGGATCCAAGCCTTTCTCGCTTACAAGCGAGCCCTTGGGCAGAGTTTCCTCACCGAAGAATATGCTCTCCGAGCACTAGATGCCTTTCTGGTTCGGCAGCAAGTGCATGCTATCGGAGATATCACCGCAGAACTTATTGAAGCTTTCCTGGCATCCCGGCCCCGTAAACGACCGCGCAGTTACAACCACTTGGTTAGCGTCGTTAGACGGCTGTTCAACTGGATGATAAAACAACACTACTTGGATAGTCTTCCTTTACACATGGAGACTCGGCGAGAGACTTCACAGAGGACTCCCTTTTTATTCACACCTGCCATGGTTCGGGAATTGTTGGCTTGCGCGGAGAGATTGCAAGACAGCCGAAATACATCTCTCCGAGGCATTACATATCGAACCATATTTGCCCTACTATACGGTCTTGGCCTCAGAGTTGGAGAGGTTTCTCGGCTTTGTTTGAGCGATCTGGACATCGAGCGATCGCTGTTGATCATTCGGCAAACCAAGTTTTACAAAAGCCGCATTGTTCCGTTTGGTCCTCGAATTAAAGAGCTTCTTGTTGAGTATCTAGAAATGCGCTTAAAGAAGTACGGACCTCCTCTGCCGGAGGAGTTCTTGTTTACCTTTTTCGGGGGCCGTCCCATAAACCGCCACACGATTGGTGCGACATTTCAGTCCCTGATTCCCCAACTTGGATTGCGAGTACCAGAAGGGGTTTCACCTCCCCGCCTGCACGATCTGAGACACTCATTTGCCGTCGGAACCTTGCTCCGTTGGTACCGCGCCGGTATTGACCCGGGAACCCGACTTCTTCACCTGTCAACCTTCATGGGACATGTCAATCCTACATCTACAGCAGTCTATCTGACTATTACACCTGATTTACTGCAAGAGGCCAATTTACGTTTTGAGCGGTTTGCGGCAACCGCCATTAAGGGGGCGTTGTCATGA
- a CDS encoding site-specific integrase, producing the protein MLELYYVNPETWDRIRASWIYGPIERYVEWLNKHSYSATTVRKRIPILMEFGEFARRQGVTILEELPGHIEGFAQYWLQKHGQGCKTDEARKRVLMEAQNPARQMLVLLMPELKEKGRVEPFQKLVPGLFDYMKNERGIKESTLQHYRSNLYAFERYLQNIGLKELRNLSPVILSGFLTSSSGLCKNSLGIRCTAVRILIRYLYRERIIANDLSGALDSPRNYRLSSIPRSITWDEVNRMLEAVDRRAPIGKRDHAILLLLVTYGLRSREIAAMTIDDIDWRQGRIRVPERKAGHSTAYPLSTIVGEAILDYLQHARPKTSDRHIFFRTRPPYTPMTYENVSGRAARYLRKAGIPISRPGSHTLRHTCVQRLVDAGFSLKTIGDYVGHRSADSTAIYAKVALDVLREIGYGVGEDIL; encoded by the coding sequence ATGTTGGAGCTTTATTATGTCAATCCGGAAACATGGGATCGTATTCGAGCGTCGTGGATTTATGGCCCCATAGAAAGGTATGTTGAATGGCTTAATAAACACAGCTATTCAGCTACCACCGTACGAAAACGCATACCTATCTTGATGGAATTCGGTGAATTCGCCCGGCGGCAAGGAGTGACTATATTGGAAGAGTTGCCTGGGCACATTGAAGGGTTTGCGCAATACTGGCTGCAGAAACATGGTCAAGGGTGTAAGACTGATGAGGCTCGGAAAAGAGTATTAATGGAAGCGCAGAATCCTGCAAGGCAAATGTTGGTTTTGTTGATGCCGGAGTTAAAGGAAAAAGGTCGGGTAGAGCCATTCCAGAAACTGGTTCCAGGCCTGTTTGACTACATGAAAAATGAAAGAGGCATTAAGGAAAGCACACTCCAGCATTACAGAAGTAATCTTTATGCTTTCGAAAGATATCTCCAGAATATTGGCCTCAAAGAACTCCGTAATCTTTCGCCCGTTATTCTAAGCGGCTTTTTAACCAGCAGCAGCGGATTATGTAAGAATAGTCTCGGTATTAGATGCACAGCGGTGCGAATATTAATTCGATATCTTTATCGCGAACGAATCATAGCGAACGATCTGAGCGGCGCTCTAGATTCTCCCCGCAATTATCGGCTATCCAGCATACCGCGCTCCATCACCTGGGATGAGGTAAACCGTATGCTGGAGGCAGTTGACCGCCGGGCCCCCATTGGTAAACGAGACCATGCTATTTTGCTCCTGTTGGTGACATATGGACTAAGGTCCAGGGAAATCGCTGCTATGACCATCGACGACATCGATTGGCGGCAGGGCCGAATTCGGGTGCCGGAACGGAAAGCCGGTCATTCCACAGCATATCCCCTGTCGACGATTGTAGGGGAGGCTATCCTGGATTATCTCCAACATGCCAGACCCAAAACATCCGACCGCCATATCTTTTTCCGAACGAGACCCCCGTACACACCGATGACCTACGAAAACGTATCCGGCCGCGCAGCTCGCTACCTTCGCAAGGCCGGAATCCCTATCAGCAGGCCGGGGTCGCACACGCTTCGCCACACCTGCGTGCAACGGCTGGTGGATGCAGGTTTTTCCCTAAAGACTATCGGTGACTACGTGGGTCATAGAAGTGCTGACTCGACGGCAATCTACGCTAAGGTAGCGCTGGATGTCCTCCGGGAGATTGGCTACGGTGTGGGGGAGGACATCTTATGA
- a CDS encoding DUF6431 domain-containing protein translates to MSSLRTPTRVFFVRSAEQIPCPCCSGHLRVIGSRQRGCIDSLGDKIILIIRRLRCVACRRIHHELPDMLVPYKRHIKDSIEAAVGGDPALSVTADESTLWRWRRWFWALAAYFLGCLTALAARYAIASVEGRSTLPRSALHRIWQLVGDAPGWLARVVRPVANANLWVQTRSAFLS, encoded by the coding sequence ATGAGCTCGTTGAGAACCCCGACAAGGGTGTTTTTTGTGAGGAGCGCGGAGCAGATTCCCTGTCCCTGCTGTAGCGGGCATTTAAGGGTAATTGGCAGCCGCCAACGGGGCTGTATCGACAGCCTCGGGGACAAAATCATCCTCATCATCCGCCGCCTTCGTTGTGTTGCGTGCCGTCGCATCCACCACGAACTGCCGGACATGCTGGTACCGTACAAGCGTCACATAAAGGATAGCATTGAGGCAGCCGTGGGCGGTGATCCGGCCCTTAGCGTCACGGCCGATGAATCCACCTTGTGGCGCTGGCGGAGATGGTTTTGGGCACTGGCTGCGTACTTCCTTGGCTGCCTCACCGCCCTCGCCGCCCGTTATGCGATAGCGTCTGTGGAAGGACGATCCACCCTTCCCCGGTCCGCGCTCCACAGGATCTGGCAGTTGGTAGGGGATGCCCCCGGCTGGCTGGCCAGAGTTGTCCGCCCGGTGGCCAATGCAAATCTTTGGGTACAGACCCGTTCGGCATTCCTGTCCTGA